One segment of Cardiocondyla obscurior isolate alpha-2009 linkage group LG13, Cobs3.1, whole genome shotgun sequence DNA contains the following:
- the LOC139107568 gene encoding uncharacterized protein produces the protein MITRYQRNDILLVILYLSMQVPDVIHGHGRLMDPPSRNAMWRFGYPNPVNYNDNELFCGGYAVHWQQNKGKCGICGDAYHLSQPRPHEAGGEFANGIIVRHYTVGQEIEVEIELTANHFGRFEMYLCPNNDPSRVATQECFDSHPLYVSGTQDVRFEIPRETGKKGIIKYAVTLPPYVTCSQCIVQWTYYTGNMWGTCENGTEAVGCGRPETFRNCADVSIVTSTGGIPPRFLYQNVIYELYSVAPKFSTAPLARPLRVQVCEPTAAYRYRQNMTNWCQVNCIRVPSNCPPGICHCLNTCDAIGEIADRPGADQYCLRSCMRYPSNCPADRCNCY, from the exons ATGATCACCAGGTATCAACGAAATGACATCCTGCTTGTAATATTATACCTCTCCATGCAA GTGCCTGACGTAATCCACGGGCATGGAAGATTAATGGATCCACCGAGCAGAAACGCAATGTGGAGGTTCGGTTATCCAAACCCAGTTAATTACAACGACAATGAGCTCTTCTGCGGCGGGTATGCAG TGCACTGGCAGCAAAATAAAGGGAAATGCGGCATTTGCGGGGACGCGTATCATTTAAGTCAACCACGTCCCCACGAGGCCGGTGGCGAGTTTGCAAACGGCATCATAGTTCGGCACTACACCGTGGGACAG GAAATCGAGGTTGAGATCGAGCTAACGGCGAATCATTTCGGGAGGTTCGAAATGTATCTGTGCCCGAACAACGATCCGTCACGCGTGGCCACCCAAGAGTGCTTCGATTC CCACCCTTTGTACGTGTCCGGGACGCAGGACGTACGCTTTGAGATTCCACGTGAGACTGGGAAAAAAGGCATTATCAAGTACGCGGTAACGTTGCCGCCGTACGTAACGTGTTCGCAATGCATCGTTCAATGGACTTACTACACAG GTAACATGTGGGGCACGTGCGAAAACGGTACAGAAGCCGTCGGGTGTGGCAGGCCGGAAACTTTTCGCAATTGTGCCGATGTGAGCATCGTAACCAGCACCGGTGGAATACCGCCGCGGTTCCTTTACCAGAACGTGATTTACGAACTGTATTCCGTAGCCCCGAAGTTTTCGACCGCGCCGCTCGCTCGACCGCTGAG AGTTCAAGTGTGTGAGCCGACAGCGGCTTATCGATACAGGCAGAATATGACCAATTGGTGTCAAGTGAATTGCATTCGCGTCCCATCCAACTGCCCGCCGGGTATCTGTCACTGTCT GAACACTTGCGACGCTATTGGAGAAATCGCCGACAGACCTGGAGCGGACCAATACTGCTTGAGAAGTTGCATGCGTTATCCGTCGAACTGCCCGGCCGATCGTTGCAACTGTTATTGA